GATGCCGACAAACGCCGTATCGCGATCTGCACTCATGCCAATGTAACTTTTCGAGGCCTGACCGAACCGGAAATAAATACCGTTGAGCGGGAAACAGGTTCGGGGATGGGCTGCAACAATCTGACGAACATCCCGGATCCAGTCGGGCAACTGTTCAATATCAATGGCCACTTCCTGCAGTGCGATGGGCAGCCGGTCCCAGATACACTTGTTCGGGTCCTTACACTTGAAGTACTGCATCTGGTCGGAATAGCCGACAGGGTTGCTGATTTTCTTACCGGTCTGAATATCCCGGAAATATGAATTCGCTCTGGCCTGATAACGGGCTTTGGCTGCCAGACACTGTAAACCGCTGCCCGGGAACTCATGCGCCGCATTAAAGAGCAATCCGAAGAAAAACTCCTGCACATCAGACACATCAGCCTGAGCGTTATAAGCTTCTCCCGGTGTATCCAGTGGAACCGAGTTGTACAGTGTCGTGGTATAACGACCCAGCCCCGGGAACCAGGCAATATTGGCCGAGTAATTACTGCGGGCAATCTCAAGGACTTTGTCTTCCAGCCCTTCATCACTCAGGTAACCTTTGACGTCTGCCCTCACTTTAAAGGCGTCTTCCAGTTGCAGTGTGACTTCAACAACCACACCCAGTACCCCCAGATTCACCCGGGCCGCATCGAGCAAATCACCCGTCAGTACTCTGGCCTGCCCCTGTCCGTCGACGATTTTCATACGGGTGACGTAGTCCGCCAGCATATTACTGGGTTTTTCCAGGGTAGAGCCATGAGTACCGCTGCCCAGCATCCCGCCAATGGTAAAGGTGCCCAGCTCGGTTACCATATTGACGGCCAGCCCCTGCGAGCGCAGAAAATCATTCAAATCGTTAAATCGCATTCCGGCTTGAACCGTGACTTGCTTGCTTGCAGCATCAAACTGAACAATTTTATCCATATTTTTCAGTGTGATTTGAACCTGCTCGTCAGCCGCACAGGCAGCATCAATCTGGCTGGCAAACTTGCGGTTCCCGGTCATCACCGTTTTGCCCTGAGCCAGCGCATCTTCCACAATGGACTGCACTTCCTCTACCGAAGTGGGATCGTAGATGACACCGGGATGACAGGTGTAAGTTCCCTGATAATTTGAGAGCGTGTTTTCCGGTTCATTCGAGTGGAGCGCAAATGCCACACCAGC
This DNA window, taken from Photobacterium sp. CCB-ST2H9, encodes the following:
- a CDS encoding D-arabinono-1,4-lactone oxidase, translated to MKKVGRLLLAGVAAAGVAFALHSNEPENTLSNYQGTYTCHPGVIYDPTSVEEVQSIVEDALAQGKTVMTGNRKFASQIDAACAADEQVQITLKNMDKIVQFDAASKQVTVQAGMRFNDLNDFLRSQGLAVNMVTELGTFTIGGMLGSGTHGSTLEKPSNMLADYVTRMKIVDGQGQARVLTGDLLDAARVNLGVLGVVVEVTLQLEDAFKVRADVKGYLSDEGLEDKVLEIARSNYSANIAWFPGLGRYTTTLYNSVPLDTPGEAYNAQADVSDVQEFFFGLLFNAAHEFPGSGLQCLAAKARYQARANSYFRDIQTGKKISNPVGYSDQMQYFKCKDPNKCIWDRLPIALQEVAIDIEQLPDWIRDVRQIVAAHPRTCFPLNGIYFRFGQASKSYIGMSADRDTAFVGIEYTLRQEGKKEPKNYFVNLEIEQLSLRKYGARPHWGKNSVAIFEDMPARFNRWPEFLQAKNELDPLNVFTNPFWERVSGEIPLEDYLTPGCNTRGECYCQMDEHCPTGTSCQPGRYFTDARICR